From a region of the Mucilaginibacter auburnensis genome:
- a CDS encoding YbbR-like domain-containing protein, with translation MIKLSATERRRISVFLTCLTFAVCAWLVVAFSSTYNYTTKMYVRYKNVPLKRSFHSLQSDTIEAVVKGTGWQMIFARVNEKSSAVTVDLRSLDNRPYVVLSAQLQRINTEMPRNNPVIGFNPDTLYFDFSNRSIKRIPVKLLSAIRYSKQYAQSDNVKLEPSYVTVSGPSAEIDAMTTWPTDSLKVNDVNENIVTTVGLKTPSAGNINIYPKAVKVIVPVNEFTEKTIKIPLRIINNANYYNVKLIPQRVTVTFTTSLDKYADIDADLFEAQVDMEYWQKYGYSTLPVKIIRVPDFCKVVRIEPRNIDFIVKK, from the coding sequence ATGATAAAACTATCAGCAACAGAACGCAGAAGGATATCGGTTTTTTTAACCTGCTTAACCTTTGCTGTTTGCGCCTGGCTGGTAGTGGCATTTTCAAGCACCTACAACTACACCACTAAAATGTACGTGCGGTACAAAAACGTACCGCTTAAACGTTCTTTTCATTCTTTGCAGTCGGATACTATTGAGGCTGTTGTTAAAGGCACCGGCTGGCAAATGATATTTGCGCGGGTTAATGAAAAAAGCAGTGCCGTAACAGTTGATCTGCGTTCGTTGGATAACAGGCCCTACGTTGTATTAAGCGCGCAGTTGCAACGCATTAATACAGAAATGCCGCGCAACAACCCTGTAATTGGCTTTAATCCGGATACTTTATATTTTGATTTTTCTAACCGTAGCATCAAACGCATTCCCGTTAAGTTATTAAGTGCCATACGTTACAGCAAACAATATGCGCAGTCTGACAATGTGAAGCTTGAGCCATCCTACGTTACTGTTAGCGGCCCGAGTGCTGAGATAGACGCGATGACCACCTGGCCTACTGACTCATTAAAGGTCAATGATGTAAATGAAAACATTGTAACTACAGTAGGACTGAAAACACCCTCCGCAGGAAACATCAACATTTATCCAAAAGCGGTTAAGGTTATAGTACCTGTTAATGAATTTACTGAGAAAACCATTAAAATACCTTTAAGGATAATCAATAACGCTAATTACTACAATGTTAAGCTGATCCCGCAACGCGTTACCGTTACATTTACAACATCGCTTGATAAATATGCCGACATTGATGCAGACTTATTTGAGGCGCAGGTTGATATGGAGTACTGGCAAAAATACGGTTACAGCACGCTTCCTGTTAAAATTATACGTGTTCCTGATTTTTGCAAAGTGGTGCGCATTGAACCACGCAACATTGATTTTATTGTAAAGAAGTGA
- a CDS encoding DUF1573 domain-containing protein, protein MKKLFVILLTAATLSACNNSEKAADTTSADSAGVTKADPAIIKFNEESFDFGKITEGEKTTHVFKFYNGSTQPLIITNAVASCGCTTPTWPKDPVLPGKEGEISVTFNSAGKVGLQDKLITVTANTDPAQTVVHLIGEVLAKK, encoded by the coding sequence ATGAAAAAGCTTTTTGTAATACTTTTAACAGCGGCTACATTATCGGCCTGTAACAACAGCGAGAAAGCAGCAGATACAACTTCAGCAGATTCGGCAGGCGTTACCAAAGCAGATCCGGCTATTATTAAATTTAATGAGGAGAGCTTTGACTTTGGTAAAATAACCGAGGGCGAAAAAACAACGCACGTTTTCAAATTTTACAATGGCAGCACACAACCTTTGATCATCACCAATGCTGTGGCGTCATGCGGTTGCACAACACCTACATGGCCAAAAGACCCTGTTCTTCCCGGCAAAGAGGGCGAAATTTCTGTTACCTTTAACAGCGCAGGCAAAGTTGGCTTACAAGACAAATTAATTACCGTTACAGCTAATACTGATCCGGCACAAACGGTAGTGCACTTGATTGGTGAAGTGTTGGCAAAAAAATAA
- the fbaA gene encoding class II fructose-bisphosphate aldolase, which yields MDLKNYKGVLHGDQVQELFEAAKKHQFALPAVNVTGTNTINAVMETAKAVNSPVIIQLSHGGAQFYAGKSLDNSKLQACILGGVSAAKHVHLLAEHYGVAVILHTDHAAKKLLPWIDGLLEHGEKFFAETGKPLFSSHMLDLSEEPIEENIEISSKYLERMAKMGMTLEIELGVTGGEEDGVDNSDVDSSRLYTQPEEVSYSYEHLSKVSHRFTVAAAFGNVHGVYKPGNVKLQPVILHNSQEYVKNKFGLTEDKPINFVFHGGSGSSQEEIREAISYGAIKMNIDTDLQWAFWEGIKDYYKGKEGYLQSQIGNPEGEDSPNKKYYDPRVWLRKAEETFGKRLAHAFEDLNCVNATDKL from the coding sequence ATGGATTTAAAAAATTATAAAGGCGTACTGCATGGCGATCAGGTGCAGGAGCTGTTTGAAGCGGCAAAGAAACACCAGTTTGCTTTACCTGCTGTAAATGTTACAGGTACCAACACCATTAACGCGGTTATGGAAACTGCAAAAGCGGTTAACTCACCGGTTATTATACAATTATCACATGGTGGCGCCCAGTTTTATGCAGGTAAATCATTAGATAATTCAAAGCTGCAAGCTTGTATTTTAGGTGGTGTATCTGCCGCTAAACACGTGCATTTGTTGGCTGAGCATTACGGTGTTGCAGTTATACTTCACACAGACCACGCTGCAAAAAAATTATTACCATGGATTGACGGCTTGTTAGAGCACGGCGAGAAGTTTTTTGCTGAAACAGGCAAACCACTGTTTTCTTCGCACATGCTTGACCTTTCTGAAGAGCCTATCGAAGAAAACATTGAAATATCATCTAAATACCTGGAGCGTATGGCCAAAATGGGCATGACGCTGGAGATTGAATTAGGTGTTACCGGTGGTGAAGAAGATGGCGTAGATAACTCTGACGTTGACAGCTCACGTTTATACACCCAGCCTGAAGAAGTTTCTTACTCATACGAACACCTTTCAAAAGTTAGTCACCGTTTTACGGTTGCAGCTGCTTTTGGTAACGTGCATGGCGTTTATAAACCAGGCAATGTTAAATTACAGCCCGTTATTTTGCATAACTCTCAGGAGTATGTTAAAAACAAATTTGGTTTAACTGAAGATAAACCTATTAATTTTGTGTTCCACGGCGGTTCGGGCTCAAGCCAGGAAGAAATTCGCGAAGCTATTAGCTACGGCGCCATTAAAATGAACATTGATACCGATTTGCAATGGGCATTTTGGGAAGGCATTAAAGATTACTACAAAGGTAAAGAAGGTTACCTTCAAAGCCAGATCGGTAACCCTGAAGGTGAAGATTCTCCAAACAAAAAATACTATGATCCACGTGTTTGGTTACGCAAAGCAGAAGAAACCTTTGGTAAACGTTTAGCGCATGCTTTTGAAGATCTGAACTGTGTAAACGCTACGGATAAACTGTAA
- a CDS encoding cysteine desulfurase family protein, producing MRVYLDNAATTPLDPEVIKVMSEVMGSHFGNPSSIHAHGREGRTLVERARKTVAGLLHTSPAEIFFTGSGTEADNMAIRCGIIDNNITHAITTRIEHHAVIHTLEALEKAGTIKLSFVDIDDKGNVDYAHLEDLLKTNERSFVSLMQANNELGTLTDIEKVGELCEQYNAIFHCDTVQTMAHYPHDLGKLKVHFITCAAHKFHGPKGVGFLYISHKIKIKPLIYGGAQERNMRGGTENVYGIAGLAKALELAYADMELKQQYIQDLKAYMIAQLKACIPGVQFNGETDADKSLYTVLNVSFPETDIADMLLFKLDIAGISVSGGSACSSGTDIGSHVLTAIGASTTRPSVRFSFSKYNTREEIDFVVTKLRELFS from the coding sequence ATGCGTGTTTATTTAGATAATGCGGCTACTACACCGCTTGATCCCGAGGTTATTAAAGTGATGAGCGAGGTAATGGGGAGCCATTTTGGTAATCCGTCATCCATACACGCGCATGGGCGCGAGGGGCGCACACTGGTTGAAAGGGCGCGTAAAACTGTTGCCGGTTTGCTGCATACGTCTCCTGCTGAGATTTTCTTTACCGGCAGTGGTACCGAGGCCGATAACATGGCTATTCGTTGTGGTATTATTGATAATAACATAACACACGCTATAACTACCCGCATTGAGCACCATGCCGTAATACACACCCTGGAAGCTTTAGAAAAAGCCGGCACTATTAAACTAAGCTTTGTTGATATTGATGATAAAGGCAACGTTGACTATGCGCACTTAGAAGATTTGCTTAAAACTAACGAGCGCAGCTTTGTATCATTAATGCAAGCCAATAATGAATTAGGTACACTTACAGACATTGAAAAGGTTGGCGAGCTTTGTGAGCAATACAATGCCATTTTTCACTGTGATACGGTACAGACTATGGCCCACTATCCGCATGATCTGGGTAAGCTCAAAGTGCATTTCATTACTTGTGCTGCACATAAATTTCACGGACCTAAAGGCGTGGGGTTTTTATACATCAGTCATAAAATAAAAATAAAGCCGCTTATATATGGCGGTGCACAGGAGCGCAATATGCGCGGTGGTACCGAAAATGTGTATGGTATTGCAGGCCTTGCTAAAGCGCTTGAACTGGCTTATGCCGATATGGAGTTGAAGCAGCAATACATACAAGATTTAAAAGCATACATGATAGCGCAACTGAAAGCCTGCATCCCTGGAGTTCAGTTCAATGGTGAAACGGATGCTGATAAAAGTTTGTATACCGTACTGAACGTTTCGTTCCCTGAAACAGACATAGCCGATATGTTGCTGTTCAAGCTTGATATAGCCGGAATCTCTGTATCTGGTGGAAGTGCTTGTAGTTCAGGTACAGACATTGGTTCTCACGTACTTACCGCTATAGGCGCAAGTACTACACGGCCTTCTGTAAGGTTCTCTTTCTCTAAGTACAACACCCGGGAAGAAATAGACTTTGTTGTAACAAAGCTGCGCGAATTATTTTCTTAG
- the nusB gene encoding transcription antitermination factor NusB produces MLNRRHLRVKVLQAVYAYHQTGAGSVSQHEKNLLQNIDKVYEMYIWMLSLISEVVEYAEKDAEERAHKHLPTAADLNANLKIMTNRFYTSLRNNKEYLAGVKKYKIEWNFDPELVKGLFRALKYSPEYEEYLQKTDDTIQTDKDIIKFIFKKVILKSTLAEQVFEEKFIFWPVDKDVLQALIAKTFKNFSFEDPAKNKLAETTGNWAEDKEFIIDLFQATIKYDKDYQEMIGLKTQNWEPERIAMMDTLLMKMAIAEFINFNSIPVKVTINEYLEISKEFSTPKSNSFINGILDKILIELKEEKKIRKTGRGLIE; encoded by the coding sequence ATGCTAAATAGAAGGCACCTACGGGTAAAAGTACTACAAGCGGTATATGCATACCACCAAACCGGAGCAGGCAGTGTTTCCCAACACGAAAAAAACCTGCTGCAAAACATTGATAAGGTATACGAAATGTATATCTGGATGTTGTCGCTAATATCAGAAGTGGTTGAATATGCGGAGAAAGATGCTGAGGAGCGCGCTCATAAACACCTACCTACGGCAGCCGATTTAAATGCCAACCTGAAAATAATGACCAACCGGTTTTACACCTCACTCAGAAATAACAAAGAGTATTTAGCCGGTGTAAAAAAATACAAAATTGAGTGGAATTTTGATCCCGAACTGGTTAAAGGTTTGTTCAGAGCATTAAAATACTCGCCAGAGTATGAAGAGTATCTGCAAAAAACAGACGACACTATCCAAACCGATAAAGACATCATTAAGTTCATCTTCAAAAAAGTTATATTAAAATCAACTTTGGCCGAACAGGTTTTTGAAGAAAAATTTATTTTCTGGCCGGTTGATAAAGATGTTTTACAAGCCCTAATAGCCAAAACATTTAAAAACTTTTCTTTTGAAGATCCGGCCAAAAACAAACTGGCAGAAACAACAGGTAACTGGGCAGAAGATAAAGAATTTATAATTGACCTATTCCAGGCAACTATTAAATACGATAAAGACTACCAGGAAATGATAGGCCTTAAAACGCAGAACTGGGAGCCGGAACGTATTGCAATGATGGACACCTTGCTGATGAAGATGGCAATTGCCGAATTTATCAACTTTAACTCCATACCCGTTAAAGTTACTATAAACGAATACCTTGAAATTTCGAAAGAGTTTAGCACGCCAAAAAGTAATTCGTTTATAAATGGTATTTTAGACAAAATTTTGATCGAATTAAAAGAAGAGAAAAAAATACGTAAAACCGGCAGGGGTTTAATTGAATAA
- a CDS encoding GNAT family N-acetyltransferase → MPKPVEIKVNKVNNPETLQTVFAIRKEVFVVEQKCPPELEWEHEEDSHHFLALVDGEPAGACRWRKTDLGYKLERFAVLKQHRGKGVAHMMVSTALRDLPSDADYIYLNAQIDAMPLYAKSGFEKVGEQFEEAGIQHFKMVKKRV, encoded by the coding sequence ATGCCAAAGCCAGTAGAAATAAAAGTAAACAAAGTAAATAATCCTGAAACGCTGCAAACCGTTTTCGCCATACGTAAGGAGGTGTTTGTAGTAGAACAAAAATGCCCACCCGAACTGGAGTGGGAGCACGAAGAAGATTCGCATCATTTTTTGGCGTTGGTTGATGGAGAGCCTGCCGGTGCCTGCCGCTGGCGTAAAACCGACTTAGGCTATAAATTAGAACGTTTTGCTGTATTAAAACAGCATAGAGGAAAGGGCGTGGCCCACATGATGGTATCAACCGCTTTGAGGGATCTACCTTCGGATGCAGATTATATTTACCTTAATGCACAGATTGACGCTATGCCACTATACGCAAAATCGGGTTTTGAAAAGGTAGGTGAGCAGTTTGAAGAGGCAGGGATACAGCACTTTAAGATGGTGAAAAAGCGAGTTTGA
- the glmM gene encoding phosphoglucosamine mutase — translation MTLIKSISGIRGTIGGAAGDGLTPLDIVKFTSAYGAWLIRTGAAKKVIVGRDARISGAMVNNLVTGTLMGLGIDVVDIGLSTTPTVEVAVPLEQAGGGIILTASHNPKQWNALKLLNAKGEFINDADGKELLEIAESSDFNYADVNTLGKVIYDDSFMQKHIEQILALPLVDVDAIAKANFKVVIDCVNSTGGIFVPALLEALGVKTVHKLFCEPDGQFPHNPEPLPENLTDLSKEVTSKNADLGIAVDPDVDRLCFVCEDGNMFGEEYTLVAVADYVLKNTKGNTVSNLSSTRALRDVTEQAGGEYHAAAVGEVNVVNKMKEVNAVIGGEGNGGVIYPELHYGRDALAGIALFLTHLAKYGKPVSVLRSSYPNYFISKNKITLTPDMDIDALLLKVEEKYKNQPYSTIDGLKIEFDKQWVHLRRSNTEPIIRIYSEADSEAVASSLANKIIADIKEILS, via the coding sequence TTGACACTTATAAAATCAATTTCGGGTATACGGGGTACGATAGGCGGCGCGGCTGGCGATGGTTTAACACCCCTTGATATAGTAAAATTTACATCTGCATACGGTGCATGGCTTATCAGAACCGGTGCGGCTAAAAAAGTTATTGTTGGCAGAGACGCGCGCATATCGGGAGCTATGGTTAACAACCTGGTAACAGGCACGTTAATGGGCCTGGGTATAGACGTGGTGGATATTGGCCTTTCAACAACTCCAACTGTTGAGGTGGCTGTTCCGTTGGAGCAAGCGGGTGGCGGTATTATCCTTACAGCCAGCCACAACCCAAAGCAATGGAACGCCTTAAAACTATTAAATGCCAAAGGCGAGTTTATAAACGATGCTGATGGTAAGGAATTGCTGGAAATTGCCGAAAGCAGCGACTTTAATTACGCTGATGTAAATACGTTAGGCAAGGTTATTTACGACGACAGCTTTATGCAAAAGCATATTGAACAGATACTGGCCCTGCCATTGGTTGATGTGGATGCTATTGCCAAAGCCAACTTTAAAGTAGTAATTGATTGCGTTAACTCAACAGGCGGTATTTTTGTTCCGGCCTTGTTGGAAGCGCTTGGTGTTAAAACGGTACATAAACTATTTTGTGAACCTGATGGACAATTTCCGCACAACCCGGAACCACTGCCCGAGAATTTGACAGACCTATCAAAAGAGGTGACAAGCAAAAATGCCGATCTGGGTATTGCTGTTGACCCTGACGTTGACCGCCTCTGCTTTGTTTGTGAAGATGGCAACATGTTTGGCGAAGAATATACCTTGGTTGCCGTAGCTGATTATGTATTGAAAAATACAAAAGGCAATACGGTTTCTAACCTCTCGTCAACCCGCGCCCTGCGCGATGTTACCGAACAGGCCGGCGGAGAATACCATGCTGCAGCGGTAGGCGAGGTGAACGTGGTGAACAAAATGAAAGAAGTAAATGCCGTTATAGGAGGCGAAGGCAATGGTGGTGTAATTTATCCCGAACTGCACTACGGTCGGGACGCTTTAGCTGGTATCGCTTTGTTTTTAACACATTTAGCTAAATATGGTAAACCTGTTTCGGTTTTGCGTAGCTCATATCCAAACTATTTTATCTCTAAAAATAAAATAACGCTAACGCCTGATATGGATATTGATGCGTTGCTTTTAAAGGTAGAAGAGAAATATAAAAATCAACCATACAGCACTATTGACGGTTTGAAAATTGAGTTCGATAAACAATGGGTACACCTGCGCCGCTCAAACACCGAACCTATTATCCGCATATATTCTGAGGCTGATTCTGAAGCAGTAGCCAGCAGTTTAGCTAATAAGATCATTGCTGATATAAAGGAAATACTTAGCTAA
- a CDS encoding Glu/Leu/Phe/Val family dehydrogenase, whose translation MSTKQVTESLFSKIEAYAHKKVVFCSDPDTGLKAIIAVHDTTLGPALGGTRMWAYKSEDDALNDVLRLSKNMTYKAAISGLNLGGGSAVIIGDSRRDKSEALLRKFGRFIKNLNGEFITAEDVGTNPRDMAYIRMETQHVTGLPETMGGSGDPTPIAAMGVYMGIKASVKELFGTDSLTGKSVIVQGIGQVGENLVKLLRDENVKVYVSDINEERAGFVSKKYGAQAVSNNSIFDIDADIYSPCALGATVNTQTINKLKCAIIAGSANNQLEDEDMHGQMLLEKGILFAPDYVISAGGVINCYSELMGFSKKHSLQLTENIYEATRNVLKLSKSENIPTIQAANKIVNKRIADINKVKSSY comes from the coding sequence ATGTCAACAAAGCAAGTCACCGAATCTCTGTTCAGTAAAATTGAGGCATACGCACACAAAAAAGTAGTGTTCTGCAGCGACCCGGATACCGGGCTTAAAGCTATAATTGCAGTTCACGATACTACTTTGGGTCCGGCGTTGGGTGGTACACGTATGTGGGCTTACAAAAGCGAAGACGATGCGTTAAATGACGTACTGCGTCTCTCAAAAAACATGACATATAAAGCCGCCATATCAGGATTAAACCTTGGCGGTGGCAGTGCGGTTATTATAGGCGATTCCCGGCGCGACAAATCAGAAGCTTTACTGCGCAAATTCGGCAGGTTTATAAAAAATCTTAATGGTGAGTTTATTACAGCCGAAGATGTTGGCACTAATCCGCGCGACATGGCTTACATCCGCATGGAAACACAGCATGTTACGGGCTTACCTGAAACCATGGGCGGCAGCGGAGACCCTACTCCTATTGCAGCTATGGGGGTATACATGGGCATTAAAGCTTCGGTTAAAGAACTTTTTGGCACAGATAGTTTAACAGGTAAATCGGTTATAGTACAGGGTATTGGCCAAGTTGGCGAAAACCTGGTGAAACTACTGCGCGATGAAAATGTTAAGGTATACGTGAGCGACATCAACGAGGAACGTGCTGGTTTTGTATCAAAAAAATATGGCGCGCAGGCGGTTTCCAACAATAGTATTTTTGATATAGATGCTGATATTTATTCGCCTTGTGCATTAGGTGCTACCGTAAATACGCAAACTATTAATAAGTTAAAATGTGCCATTATAGCCGGATCAGCTAACAATCAACTTGAAGACGAGGATATGCACGGGCAAATGCTGTTGGAAAAAGGCATCTTATTTGCGCCCGACTACGTAATAAGTGCCGGCGGTGTTATTAATTGCTACTCGGAACTGATGGGTTTTAGCAAAAAGCACTCATTGCAACTTACTGAGAATATTTATGAGGCTACGCGTAACGTACTAAAGTTATCAAAGTCTGAAAACATACCTACCATTCAGGCAGCTAATAAAATTGTTAATAAACGTATAGCAGACATCAATAAAGTAAAATCATCATATTAA
- the accD gene encoding acetyl-CoA carboxylase, carboxyltransferase subunit beta translates to MSWFKRESKGIITTTEQKKEAPDGIWNKCPQCKKPLHYSEQVENQYVCHYCGYHLRIGSKEYFSVLFDNNEFTELFPDMTSGDPLEFTDSKKYSDRLTETQFKTGLKDAIRAGVGKVNGQDLVIACMDFGFIGGSMGSVVGEKIARSIDYSIEHKVPFLMISKSGGARMMEAAFSLMQMAKTSAKLALLGQAKIPFISLLTDPTTGGVTASYAMLGDINIAEPGALIGFAGPRVIKETIKKDLPKGFQTAEFVQEHGFLDFIVDRREMKEELSAFLKMMKN, encoded by the coding sequence ATGAGTTGGTTTAAACGCGAATCAAAAGGGATAATTACTACTACTGAGCAAAAAAAAGAGGCACCTGATGGTATCTGGAACAAATGCCCGCAATGTAAAAAACCCCTCCACTATTCCGAACAAGTTGAAAACCAATACGTTTGCCATTATTGTGGCTATCACCTACGTATAGGTTCAAAAGAGTATTTTTCGGTACTTTTTGATAATAATGAGTTCACGGAGCTCTTCCCTGATATGACATCAGGCGATCCTCTGGAGTTTACAGATTCTAAAAAATATAGCGACAGGTTAACAGAAACCCAGTTTAAAACCGGATTGAAAGATGCTATACGTGCAGGCGTAGGCAAAGTAAACGGACAAGATCTGGTTATTGCCTGTATGGACTTTGGTTTTATCGGTGGTTCAATGGGATCTGTAGTAGGCGAAAAAATTGCCCGCTCTATCGATTACAGCATTGAGCATAAAGTTCCCTTCCTGATGATATCAAAATCAGGCGGTGCACGCATGATGGAGGCAGCTTTTTCGTTAATGCAAATGGCTAAAACTTCTGCAAAACTGGCGCTGTTAGGTCAGGCTAAAATACCTTTCATATCACTACTTACCGATCCTACAACAGGTGGTGTAACCGCATCATATGCTATGCTGGGCGACATTAACATTGCCGAGCCGGGTGCATTAATTGGCTTTGCAGGTCCACGTGTTATTAAAGAAACTATAAAAAAAGATTTACCAAAAGGTTTCCAGACTGCAGAATTTGTACAGGAACACGGATTTTTAGATTTTATAGTTGACCGCCGCGAAATGAAGGAAGAACTAAGCGCTTTCCTTAAAATGATGAAAAATTAA
- the yajC gene encoding preprotein translocase subunit YajC has protein sequence MTTTILLQAGGLSIQNLIPLGLIVLVMYFFMIRPQMKKQKDQKKFADELKKGDKVITTAGLHGRIAEVNETTVVIDTELGSKLRFDKTAISLDASKPLNTPAK, from the coding sequence ATGACTACTACTATTTTATTACAGGCTGGCGGACTTAGCATACAAAACTTAATACCGCTTGGACTTATTGTTTTGGTGATGTATTTCTTCATGATCCGTCCGCAGATGAAGAAGCAAAAAGACCAGAAAAAATTTGCCGACGAATTGAAAAAAGGCGACAAAGTTATTACCACAGCCGGCTTGCACGGACGCATTGCGGAAGTAAATGAAACAACTGTTGTTATTGATACAGAACTGGGCAGTAAACTACGCTTTGACAAAACAGCTATATCGCTTGACGCGTCAAAACCTTTAAATACACCGGCTAAGTAA
- a CDS encoding low affinity iron permease family protein → MAKKKKNLFERFANWATNATGSSTAFVLAIGIIIVWLVTGPIFKYSDTWQLIINTGTTIVTFLMVFLIQKTQNKDSKAIHLKLNELLASHQGASNRMVDIEDLTEEELDRLHRFYEQLSDLAEEEDDILCTHSIDAAEENHQLKLTGHKTKQHYLDAKASRNKSKQSK, encoded by the coding sequence ATGGCTAAGAAGAAAAAAAACTTGTTTGAACGGTTTGCCAATTGGGCAACAAATGCAACGGGTAGTTCAACTGCTTTTGTATTGGCAATCGGGATTATAATTGTTTGGCTGGTAACAGGTCCAATTTTTAAGTATTCAGACACCTGGCAGCTTATTATTAATACAGGTACAACCATTGTTACATTTTTAATGGTGTTCCTGATACAGAAAACGCAAAACAAAGATTCAAAAGCTATTCATTTAAAGCTGAATGAACTGCTGGCCTCGCATCAGGGAGCCAGTAACCGTATGGTTGATATTGAAGACCTGACCGAGGAGGAATTAGATCGCTTACATCGGTTTTATGAGCAACTGTCAGACCTGGCCGAGGAGGAAGATGACATTTTGTGTACACACTCTATTGATGCTGCTGAAGAGAATCACCAGTTAAAATTAACCGGACATAAAACCAAACAACATTATTTAGATGCCAAAGCCAGTAGAAATAAAAGTAAACAAAGTAAATAA
- a CDS encoding phosphatase PAP2 family protein, giving the protein MPDFLLNIDQQLFHFINHDMSNWFFDWLMPVLRNRLVWIPLYVFIFVFCLWRYKKQGVIILALLLLTFGLADFGSASIIKPYFNRLRPCNTPELDTTIIERVDCGTGYSFPSSHASDHFAIAVFLSIVFYKRHKWVLPVSLFWAASISFAQVYVGVHYPVDVTAGAIYGILAGLLFGWIFWKWQRHLFN; this is encoded by the coding sequence ATGCCTGATTTTCTGCTCAACATTGACCAACAACTGTTTCATTTCATTAACCATGATATGAGCAATTGGTTTTTTGATTGGCTGATGCCGGTTTTACGTAACCGACTGGTTTGGATACCGTTGTACGTTTTTATCTTTGTTTTCTGCCTTTGGCGATATAAAAAACAGGGTGTAATAATTTTAGCGCTGCTGCTGCTCACCTTCGGATTGGCCGACTTTGGCAGTGCCAGCATTATAAAGCCCTATTTCAACCGCTTGCGCCCATGCAATACGCCTGAGTTAGATACTACTATTATTGAACGCGTTGACTGCGGAACCGGTTACAGCTTCCCCTCCAGCCATGCCAGCGATCATTTTGCCATTGCCGTTTTTTTGAGTATAGTATTTTATAAACGCCACAAATGGGTTTTACCTGTAAGTTTATTTTGGGCAGCCTCTATAAGTTTTGCACAGGTTTATGTTGGTGTGCATTACCCGGTAGATGTAACCGCAGGGGCAATTTATGGCATATTGGCGGGCTTGTTGTTCGGGTGGATATTTTGGAAATGGCAACGGCACTTATTTAATTAA